A single window of Chryseobacterium shigense DNA harbors:
- a CDS encoding acyl transferase, whose amino-acid sequence MKNIFNIQTEHDFLDASLAAFRYQYDHIEIYRKFVDFLKINPDEVSSLEKIPFLPIEMFKNHQILDKNATADLFFQSSGTTQMNLSKHYIADHALYEESICKSFEQFIGKPEDFIFLGLLPSYLEKQNSSLIYMVDYLMKKSAKPENGYFLYNHSELFQLLNTLKDQKVILFGVSFALLDFLDSVTSMELSISGSQNLTVIETGGMKGRKEEMTKDELLKILQDGFKTEKIYSEYSMTELLSQAYSLGNNEYKCPNWMKILVRNAEDPFSYEKEGRTGAINIIDLANIHSCCFIATQDLGKTLPEDKFQVLGRIDHSDIRGCSLLVS is encoded by the coding sequence TTGAAAAATATATTCAATATACAGACAGAACATGACTTCCTGGATGCATCATTGGCAGCTTTTCGTTACCAGTATGACCATATTGAGATATACAGAAAGTTTGTAGATTTCCTGAAAATAAACCCGGATGAGGTTAGCAGTCTGGAAAAAATTCCTTTTCTGCCGATAGAAATGTTTAAAAATCATCAGATTTTAGACAAAAATGCTACAGCTGACCTGTTTTTTCAGAGCTCCGGAACAACACAGATGAATCTTTCAAAGCATTATATTGCAGATCATGCTCTGTACGAAGAAAGTATCTGTAAAAGTTTTGAACAGTTCATAGGAAAACCGGAAGATTTTATTTTTCTCGGTTTGCTTCCAAGCTACCTGGAGAAACAGAATTCTTCCCTGATCTATATGGTAGATTACCTCATGAAAAAATCTGCAAAGCCTGAGAACGGCTATTTTCTTTACAACCATTCCGAACTGTTTCAGCTTTTAAACACTTTGAAAGATCAAAAAGTAATCCTTTTCGGGGTATCCTTTGCTTTGCTGGATTTCCTGGATTCTGTAACATCTATGGAGCTTTCAATTTCCGGATCTCAGAATCTTACGGTTATTGAAACCGGGGGAATGAAAGGTAGAAAAGAAGAAATGACCAAAGATGAGCTGTTGAAAATTCTTCAGGATGGTTTTAAAACAGAAAAGATCTATTCGGAATATTCAATGACGGAATTGCTTTCACAGGCATATTCCTTAGGAAATAATGAATATAAATGCCCGAACTGGATGAAAATACTCGTTAGAAATGCAGAAGACCCTTTCTCTTATGAAAAAGAAGGAAGAACCGGGGCAATAAATATTATAGATCTGGCCAATATCCATTCATGCTGCTTTATCGCAACACAGGATCTAGGGAAAACCCTTCCGGAAGATAAATTTCAGGTATTGGGAAGGATAGACCATTCCGATATCCGCGGATGCAGCTTATTGGTTTCCTGA
- a CDS encoding phosphate ABC transporter permease gives MDRTKIFFFFLILIGLSDLCSAQEKTEKDIWSGTYLVNEINNGVSGTVDTLLIARIENADPKKIPAKEESDLIRWSMTSKRDGDKDKIKVKRFLFDVENDYNGYEEFGWTNLHKEGKMNCIDGGHFFICQTQPGTTVTFGKDETYFTKTGVFGIWLHYGVVELKKE, from the coding sequence ATGGACCGGACGAAAATTTTCTTTTTCTTTTTAATCTTAATAGGTTTATCTGATCTGTGTTCTGCACAGGAAAAAACGGAAAAAGACATCTGGTCCGGAACCTATCTGGTAAATGAAATCAATAACGGAGTTTCCGGAACGGTAGATACTCTGCTTATTGCCAGGATTGAAAATGCTGATCCGAAGAAAATTCCTGCTAAAGAAGAGTCAGATTTAATCCGGTGGTCCATGACATCCAAAAGAGATGGAGATAAGGATAAGATCAAGGTTAAACGGTTTTTATTTGATGTGGAAAATGACTATAACGGCTATGAAGAATTTGGCTGGACAAACCTGCACAAAGAAGGAAAAATGAACTGTATTGACGGCGGACATTTCTTCATCTGCCAGACACAGCCCGGCACTACTGTTACATTTGGAAAAGATGAAACCTACTTTACCAAAACAGGCGTTTTCGGAATATGGCTGCATTACGGTGTGGTAGAACTTAAAAAAGAATAA
- a CDS encoding T9SS type A sorting domain-containing protein has translation MKKILFLLFFVLVCQNQLDAQKNTAPAPTYNITVTRNDIFAENVPGHAHTDVKFDMKIGSNERLATPFPPDISTARNYNFPVTFSLPGTPPPTRYGKVSFSNPSSLYSGYYPLPTAIGEHTSIPSEPTMIYYPGQFGYGIDIACTGPNQYVIGVARFECYLCVPGGGTVSKQAVSQPKTAIVSNPDMGISELYYTAADKEKISISVIDIHGKVVRAYTTDISAGLNKLPIDLQNNLEGTYIIKWQSSNGASGTLKTVKN, from the coding sequence ATGAAAAAAATTCTCTTTTTATTATTCTTTGTATTGGTTTGCCAAAATCAATTGGATGCACAAAAAAATACAGCTCCTGCACCAACCTACAACATCACCGTTACCAGAAATGATATCTTTGCTGAAAACGTACCCGGTCATGCTCATACTGATGTTAAATTCGATATGAAAATAGGCTCCAATGAACGGCTTGCGACTCCTTTTCCTCCGGATATCAGCACTGCAAGAAATTACAATTTCCCTGTCACTTTTTCACTTCCCGGAACCCCTCCTCCAACCAGATACGGCAAAGTAAGCTTTAGCAATCCATCTAGTTTATATAGTGGATACTATCCACTCCCAACTGCAATTGGGGAGCATACTTCAATTCCTTCAGAGCCTACCATGATCTATTATCCCGGGCAGTTTGGATACGGAATAGATATTGCCTGTACAGGACCGAATCAATACGTCATTGGCGTTGCCAGATTTGAATGTTATCTATGTGTTCCCGGCGGCGGCACAGTATCAAAGCAGGCAGTGTCACAGCCTAAGACAGCAATCGTATCGAATCCGGATATGGGAATAAGTGAGCTTTATTATACAGCTGCGGATAAGGAAAAGATTTCAATAAGTGTAATTGATATTCACGGAAAAGTTGTCAGAGCATATACTACGGATATATCAGCAGGATTAAACAAACTACCAATTGATCTTCAAAATAACCTGGAGGGAACTTACATCATTAAATGGCAGTCCAGCAACGGAGCAAGCGGAACTCTAAAAACGGTAAAAAACTAA
- the aqpZ gene encoding aquaporin Z, giving the protein MKKLFAEFFGTFWLVFGGCGSAVFAAGVPDIGIGLLGVSLAFGLTVLTMAYAVGHISGGHFNPAVSFGLLAGGRFSAKDLVPYIVAQCLGALVAAGALYVILNGSGAVDFSKPGAFATNFYDEAVYNGKAFSMGAAFLAEFLLTAFFLIVIMGATDKWANGKFAGIAIGLALTLIHLISIPITNTSVNPARSLSQAVFTGGLAMSQLWLFWAAPILGGIAGGLIYKFLLQRDTAEVTD; this is encoded by the coding sequence ATAAAAAAACTTTTTGCTGAATTTTTCGGCACATTTTGGCTTGTTTTCGGCGGTTGTGGAAGTGCAGTTTTTGCTGCCGGAGTTCCTGACATAGGTATCGGGCTTTTAGGAGTTTCTCTGGCCTTCGGTCTTACGGTTCTTACAATGGCTTATGCTGTAGGGCATATTTCAGGCGGGCACTTCAATCCGGCTGTTTCTTTCGGGCTTTTAGCAGGAGGCAGATTCTCAGCCAAAGACCTTGTCCCTTACATTGTAGCACAGTGTCTTGGAGCGCTTGTAGCAGCTGGAGCACTGTATGTGATCCTTAACGGCTCGGGAGCTGTAGATTTTTCAAAACCGGGAGCTTTCGCCACAAACTTCTATGACGAGGCGGTTTACAACGGTAAAGCGTTCAGTATGGGAGCAGCATTCCTTGCGGAATTTTTATTAACCGCTTTCTTCCTGATCGTTATCATGGGAGCTACAGACAAGTGGGCTAACGGAAAATTTGCCGGTATTGCTATCGGTTTGGCTCTTACTTTAATCCACCTTATCTCTATTCCTATTACCAATACTTCGGTAAACCCTGCAAGATCTCTTTCTCAGGCTGTTTTCACCGGCGGGCTTGCCATGTCTCAGCTTTGGCTGTTCTGGGCAGCACCTATTTTAGGAGGTATCGCAGGAGGATTAATTTACAAATTCCTTCTTCAGAGAGATACAGCTGAAGTTACCGATTAA
- a CDS encoding DUF5715 family protein → MRKFFCAAFVPFIYNFYYAQAAKKVLPCYDLTSVLKVEPTALYKPHLDASKSFNVKLLKDSKTVQKYIGSGKFHKIKKNGKGYKVQKLDYSRPYLVSKAKSTLEKMGARFSKETKGHTFTVSSITRTLEDQCRLRRVNSNASLGISSHNYGNSFDISYIRFNDVLKYNPKMEIALEKVLKYYAAAGRIYYIKERQQSCYHITVRNY, encoded by the coding sequence ATGAGAAAGTTTTTTTGTGCAGCCTTTGTGCCCTTTATTTATAACTTTTATTATGCGCAGGCTGCAAAAAAAGTGCTTCCCTGCTATGATCTGACATCTGTACTGAAAGTAGAGCCTACTGCTCTCTATAAGCCGCACCTGGATGCATCCAAGAGCTTTAACGTAAAATTACTGAAAGATTCCAAAACAGTACAGAAATATATAGGCAGCGGAAAATTCCATAAAATCAAAAAAAACGGAAAAGGATACAAGGTTCAGAAGCTGGATTACAGCAGGCCTTATTTGGTTTCAAAAGCGAAATCCACCCTTGAAAAGATGGGAGCCAGATTCAGCAAAGAAACAAAAGGGCATACTTTTACTGTTTCATCCATCACAAGAACGCTTGAAGACCAGTGCAGGCTGAGAAGAGTCAATTCAAACGCCTCATTAGGGATTAGTTCTCATAATTATGGAAATTCATTTGATATTTCCTACATCAGATTCAATGATGTATTGAAATACAATCCTAAAATGGAGATCGCGCTGGAGAAAGTTTTAAAATATTATGCAGCGGCCGGCAGGATTTATTACATTAAAGAAAGACAACAAAGCTGTTATCACATCACCGTGAGGAATTATTAA
- a CDS encoding sensor histidine kinase, whose translation MAFILLAYRSFISRIIKEKNVQHEAEVLHQKKLVLENIKAQEEERKRIAVMIHDDIGNRLNILSLWLNNLDTKGDEVIKKNIYSQMSSLIDASRSISHSLYPVNLESVGFVLYVEELIANLSHKINISMQVMPGFEKKDIFIEVQLYRIIQEFTTNVIKHSTATDIWIYIKDYPQHMAVVISDNGQGFDYNLVKKGMGIKNIESRIKSMNATHKWKSLLNKGSRLIILIPRNHEFPNQNSLN comes from the coding sequence GTGGCTTTTATTCTCTTAGCTTACCGATCTTTTATCAGCAGGATTATTAAAGAAAAGAATGTCCAGCACGAAGCAGAAGTCCTTCATCAGAAAAAGCTGGTGCTTGAAAACATCAAAGCCCAGGAAGAAGAAAGAAAAAGAATAGCGGTAATGATTCATGATGACATCGGGAACAGGCTCAATATCCTTTCTTTATGGCTGAATAATCTTGATACAAAAGGTGATGAGGTCATCAAGAAAAATATTTACAGCCAAATGTCGTCCCTTATTGATGCATCACGAAGTATTTCCCATTCCTTATATCCTGTAAATCTGGAATCCGTGGGATTTGTTCTTTATGTGGAAGAACTGATTGCCAACCTTTCCCATAAGATCAATATTTCCATGCAGGTAATGCCCGGATTTGAAAAAAAGGATATCTTTATAGAAGTACAGCTGTACCGTATCATCCAGGAATTTACCACCAATGTCATCAAGCATTCTACAGCCACAGACATATGGATCTACATCAAAGATTATCCTCAGCATATGGCAGTTGTTATTTCCGATAACGGGCAGGGTTTTGATTATAATCTCGTGAAAAAAGGCATGGGCATCAAAAATATTGAGTCCAGGATCAAATCCATGAACGCCACCCATAAATGGAAAAGTCTATTGAATAAAGGAAGCCGTTTAATCATTTTAATTCCAAGAAACCATGAATTCCCAAATCAAAATAGCCTTAATTGA
- a CDS encoding response regulator produces MNSQIKIALIDDEQLILEGVKMLLSNEKNISVCLTSNNGPDFIEKLGNLPGDEFPQIALVDVQMQPMNGFELVEILKEKYPDLRIIILSSHYKTSILGYMVKLGVSAFLPKNSDRKTFIDAITMVYKNGVFFTAEDHQMLFTYMNSSAKKKSLFEMDDELSEREKDVVKLICQEYTNNEIGEKLFISPRTVESHRQRILEKIGAKNTVGIVIYAVVNNIYSLDKM; encoded by the coding sequence ATGAATTCCCAAATCAAAATAGCCTTAATTGATGATGAACAGCTCATCCTTGAAGGGGTAAAAATGCTGCTCTCGAATGAAAAGAATATTTCTGTATGCCTTACTTCTAATAACGGCCCGGATTTTATTGAAAAACTGGGAAACCTCCCCGGTGATGAATTTCCGCAAATAGCCCTTGTTGATGTACAGATGCAGCCCATGAACGGTTTTGAGCTGGTGGAAATTCTCAAAGAAAAATATCCCGATCTCAGAATTATTATTCTTTCCTCCCATTACAAAACTTCCATTTTGGGATATATGGTTAAATTAGGCGTTTCGGCGTTTCTTCCTAAGAATTCAGACAGGAAAACCTTCATCGATGCCATTACAATGGTCTACAAAAATGGAGTTTTCTTTACTGCAGAAGATCACCAGATGCTGTTTACCTACATGAACAGTTCGGCAAAAAAGAAATCTCTTTTTGAAATGGATGATGAACTTTCCGAAAGAGAAAAAGATGTCGTAAAACTGATCTGCCAGGAATATACCAATAATGAAATCGGGGAAAAGCTCTTCATCAGTCCCAGAACAGTCGAAAGTCATAGGCAGCGGATTCTGGAAAAGATCGGAGCCAAAAATACGGTCGGTATTGTTATTTATGCCGTAGTGAACAACATATATTCACTGGATAAAATGTAA
- a CDS encoding T6SS phospholipase effector Tle1-like catalytic domain-containing protein, producing MENNTILPVGIFFDGTGNNGINAASPEMPPADNESYKGAPTNIYKLFNLFSGTHKLYIEGIGTVTGDEDSNFAMATCVNPPDAQGYSSDDKLQKASDFVGNIVKNKNIDYHFYIYGFSRGSMLAREFCNQLVANYPTVNVTIKFLGVFDTVESKPFNIYDMSLPQEVENALHICAVNECRFFFPLTGFFENSANMQDTQTETAGSVWKEIFVPGAHADVGGGYLQAPQSVYISTDFINVNDLQNYVSDVRNAKTDAEGKKIWDSLLSDFQVEKGVILSQAYVSRELVFNTLPFVYGRIMLDETNNGMSGIFSTDLIHSGLQIEEDAFLTGFYTDLAAYVKSFSPAMKPQYDYADFADYTHISANFGLYHEDVLQRSADEIEAELINIGLNVPSSISAERGIQPQLLTDLHLPEDSFVVDFLYGTNVPNNDIWSRTIEMKSFAIEQD from the coding sequence ATGGAAAATAATACCATACTGCCTGTCGGAATTTTTTTTGACGGAACCGGAAACAACGGGATCAATGCAGCTTCGCCCGAGATGCCTCCAGCAGATAATGAAAGTTACAAAGGAGCGCCTACCAATATTTACAAACTATTCAATTTATTCAGCGGAACTCATAAATTATATATAGAAGGAATAGGAACAGTCACCGGAGATGAAGACAGCAATTTTGCGATGGCTACCTGCGTTAATCCTCCGGATGCGCAAGGATATTCTTCAGATGATAAACTGCAGAAAGCCAGTGATTTTGTAGGAAATATAGTTAAAAACAAAAACATCGATTATCATTTTTATATCTATGGATTCAGCAGAGGAAGTATGCTGGCAAGAGAATTCTGTAACCAGCTTGTTGCGAATTACCCTACAGTCAATGTAACTATAAAATTTTTGGGAGTATTTGATACTGTTGAATCCAAGCCTTTTAATATATACGACATGAGTTTACCTCAGGAAGTGGAGAACGCCCTTCATATATGCGCTGTCAATGAATGCAGGTTCTTTTTTCCGCTCACCGGTTTTTTTGAGAATTCAGCAAATATGCAGGATACCCAAACAGAAACAGCAGGCTCCGTATGGAAAGAAATCTTTGTTCCGGGTGCCCATGCCGATGTAGGAGGTGGATATCTGCAGGCTCCGCAGTCAGTCTATATTTCTACAGATTTTATTAATGTCAACGATTTGCAGAATTATGTTTCAGATGTAAGAAATGCAAAAACCGATGCCGAAGGAAAAAAAATCTGGGATTCACTGCTTTCAGATTTTCAGGTTGAAAAAGGAGTTATTCTTTCCCAGGCTTATGTTTCCAGAGAATTGGTCTTTAATACACTTCCGTTTGTGTACGGAAGAATAATGCTGGACGAAACCAATAATGGGATGTCAGGAATTTTCAGTACAGATCTTATCCATTCAGGTCTTCAGATTGAGGAAGATGCTTTTCTGACTGGTTTTTATACAGATCTTGCAGCATATGTTAAAAGTTTTTCACCAGCTATGAAACCTCAGTATGATTATGCAGATTTTGCAGACTATACCCATATTTCTGCCAATTTCGGACTGTATCATGAAGATGTATTACAAAGATCGGCAGATGAGATAGAAGCAGAACTTATCAACATTGGCCTGAATGTACCCAGCAGCATATCAGCAGAGCGCGGGATTCAACCCCAGCTTCTTACCGATCTGCATCTTCCGGAAGACAGTTTTGTAGTGGACTTTCTCTACGGAACCAATGTCCCCAATAATGATATCTGGAGCCGTACCATCGAAATGAAATCTTTTGCCATAGAACAGGATTAG
- a CDS encoding ABC-F family ATP-binding cassette domain-containing protein, producing the protein MLSVQGLGLHHSGNYLFQNTNFTIKKDDKVGLVGKNGAGKSTLLKMLSGEINFYEGNVVPEGNVTIGFLKQDLDFVKGRTVWNETMQAFEQINAWKSELEDVNHQLATRTDYESDSYTDLINKMTELNDLLMNHDAYNLEGDMEKILFGLGFKADDFHKITDEFSGGWRMRIELAKLLLQKNDIMLLDEPTNHLDMESIIWLENFLKDYPGAIVLVSHDKQFMTAVCNRTFDINNKKVDDYKANYSKYLVMREERREKLVQAKKNQDAEIKQMEDNINKFRASATKASFAQSLIKKLDKIERIEVDNEDVSKFNIRFVQSMVPGKVIFEADHLGKAYGNKQIFDDVDFIVQRGDRIALLGQNGQGKTTLAKILAGDIKDYIGTWNLGHNVNIGYFAQNQEEVLTPNKTVLEEAEDAATEETRPRVRDLLGSFLFQGEAVTKKTKVLSGGERNRLALCKLLLRPFNTLIMDEPTNHLDIQSKEIIKLALQNFEGTLIVISHDREFLDGLCDKIYEFRDGRMKEFLGSVGEYLEYRQKETLREISAEKAKLHGEEEKVEKKPVPKEVKVEEKSSTIVSKEQKNVQNKLKKVEEKISELETEIEKMEASFTKENPSEETLEKYNKAKEELDVALQEWEHLGSQLA; encoded by the coding sequence ATGCTTTCGGTTCAAGGTTTAGGATTACACCACTCAGGAAACTACCTGTTTCAAAATACAAATTTCACCATTAAAAAGGATGATAAAGTAGGGCTCGTCGGAAAAAACGGAGCAGGAAAATCTACTTTATTGAAGATGCTTTCCGGAGAAATTAATTTCTATGAAGGAAACGTCGTTCCGGAAGGAAATGTTACCATCGGTTTCCTGAAGCAGGATCTCGATTTTGTAAAAGGAAGAACCGTTTGGAATGAAACAATGCAGGCTTTTGAGCAAATCAATGCCTGGAAATCCGAGCTGGAGGATGTAAACCATCAGTTGGCGACAAGAACCGATTACGAAAGTGATTCCTACACGGATCTTATCAATAAAATGACCGAGCTGAATGATCTTTTAATGAACCACGATGCCTACAACCTCGAAGGCGACATGGAGAAAATATTATTCGGTTTAGGTTTTAAAGCGGATGATTTCCATAAAATTACCGATGAATTTTCCGGAGGGTGGAGAATGAGAATTGAGCTGGCCAAACTATTGCTTCAAAAGAACGATATCATGCTTCTCGATGAGCCTACCAACCACCTTGATATGGAATCCATCATCTGGCTGGAAAACTTCCTGAAAGATTATCCCGGAGCCATTGTTCTGGTGAGTCACGATAAACAGTTCATGACTGCGGTATGCAACAGGACTTTTGATATCAACAATAAAAAAGTTGACGACTATAAAGCCAATTATTCAAAATATCTGGTAATGCGTGAAGAGCGCCGCGAAAAACTGGTTCAGGCTAAGAAAAACCAGGATGCGGAGATCAAGCAGATGGAGGATAACATCAATAAGTTCCGTGCCAGTGCTACAAAAGCATCATTTGCGCAGTCGCTTATTAAAAAGCTAGATAAAATTGAGCGTATTGAGGTTGATAATGAAGACGTTTCAAAATTCAATATCCGTTTCGTACAGTCCATGGTTCCCGGAAAAGTTATTTTTGAGGCCGATCATTTAGGAAAAGCATACGGAAACAAACAGATTTTTGATGATGTAGACTTTATTGTTCAGAGAGGAGACAGGATTGCCCTTTTAGGACAGAACGGGCAGGGAAAAACCACCTTAGCCAAAATCCTTGCCGGAGATATCAAAGATTATATAGGAACATGGAATTTGGGGCACAATGTAAACATAGGATACTTTGCCCAAAACCAGGAAGAAGTGCTGACTCCTAATAAAACGGTTCTGGAAGAAGCTGAAGACGCTGCAACAGAAGAAACAAGACCGAGAGTAAGAGACCTTCTGGGATCTTTCCTTTTCCAGGGAGAGGCGGTAACCAAGAAAACAAAAGTACTTTCCGGGGGAGAAAGAAACCGTCTGGCACTTTGTAAATTGTTACTTCGTCCTTTCAACACGCTGATTATGGATGAGCCTACCAACCACCTTGATATTCAGTCCAAAGAGATTATCAAACTGGCTCTGCAGAATTTTGAAGGAACTTTGATCGTAATTTCGCACGACAGGGAATTCCTGGACGGACTTTGTGATAAAATCTACGAATTCCGTGACGGAAGAATGAAAGAATTCCTTGGAAGCGTTGGTGAATACCTTGAGTACAGACAAAAAGAAACCCTTAGGGAAATATCTGCTGAAAAAGCAAAACTTCACGGTGAAGAGGAAAAAGTTGAGAAAAAACCGGTTCCGAAAGAAGTGAAGGTTGAAGAGAAATCCTCAACCATTGTAAGTAAAGAACAAAAAAATGTTCAGAATAAATTAAAGAAAGTAGAAGAAAAAATTTCTGAGCTTGAAACTGAAATTGAAAAGATGGAAGCTTCATTCACAAAAGAAAATCCTTCTGAAGAAACTTTGGAAAAGTACAACAAGGCTAAAGAAGAATTGGACGTTGCTTTACAGGAATGGGAACATCTGGGTTCTCAGCTGGCTTAA
- a CDS encoding TonB-dependent receptor, translating into MKLIYSLMLVLCGLTLINAQKTYTVEGTVQDFHDKTMLENAVINVGGFTAKTDSKGKFTFNKIPAGKYILIAKHPDCSDYTENIGVNQDLHLVITLEHHTKDIETVTIHGNHKSNGSLIIKTLDKSEIERNSTDNLGNLLSKISGVTTLKTGNNISKPVIHGLYGSRISILNNGVKLAEQEWGVEHAPNVDINNFQHIDVIKGASALKYGSDAIGGVVVLEPEIFPKKDTIKGSVGLTGISNGRGLGLDVDVAKTWENGWAVKTRGSIKKLGDQSAPDYNLKNTGMDFSSFNFTVQNNTYERGISFDYYLTNQNIGILRDSHVSTSGDYDRAMTANPPVYSGKFSYDIDNPRQVVEHHIAKVSAFKRFANIGKLSATYSYQYNHRQEYDIRRGELNDTPSLDLELMTHQFNLNDLLEREKWSLETGIDAGFQNNYSDPATKARRLIPNYDKYSAGVYSVFKYKISHDFNFEAGARYDFTRYDVTKWYDKSDWDKLYADTFPQFYVRQDENRVLTRPKLNYNNVSFNAGLEYRPGSNFDLKFNYAKVGRSPNIAELFSDGLHHSAGVIETGNMALKNEQGHQFNVTVDSKINVLKGLNISVNPYFFITKNFINQVPVGIKGTIRGVFPEWAYQQIDAKMYGVDLDINWKLTDDLTYVGKGSYVHGQDDTNNEPLILMMPPNFSNALQFKKEKWNNFYFTLENQTFLKQTRFPIRNVPLELYVDGELVDKMIDLSTPPGGYSLWNIQTGINISKNLSAGLIVNNIFNTSYRDYLNRLRFFADEAGRNFIVNFRYRF; encoded by the coding sequence ATGAAATTGATATATAGCCTGATGTTGGTTCTGTGTGGACTGACATTGATAAATGCACAAAAAACTTACACAGTAGAAGGAACTGTTCAGGATTTTCACGATAAAACCATGCTGGAAAATGCAGTGATAAACGTTGGCGGATTCACGGCGAAAACGGACAGTAAAGGTAAGTTTACGTTTAATAAAATTCCAGCAGGAAAATACATACTCATTGCCAAACATCCTGATTGTAGTGATTATACTGAAAATATAGGAGTCAATCAGGATTTACATTTGGTAATTACGCTGGAGCACCATACCAAGGATATTGAGACGGTGACGATCCATGGAAATCATAAATCTAACGGGTCTTTAATCATCAAAACACTCGATAAATCTGAAATAGAGAGAAATTCTACAGATAATCTGGGGAATTTACTGTCAAAAATTTCCGGGGTTACTACTTTAAAGACCGGAAATAATATTTCAAAACCTGTTATTCATGGACTGTACGGAAGCAGAATTTCTATTTTAAACAATGGAGTTAAGCTTGCAGAACAGGAATGGGGTGTAGAGCATGCACCCAATGTTGACATTAATAATTTCCAGCATATTGATGTGATAAAAGGAGCTTCTGCATTGAAATACGGAAGTGATGCCATTGGTGGAGTTGTAGTACTGGAGCCTGAGATTTTCCCTAAAAAAGATACCATAAAAGGCTCAGTAGGGCTTACCGGAATTTCCAATGGCAGAGGACTGGGATTGGATGTAGATGTTGCCAAGACCTGGGAAAACGGTTGGGCTGTAAAAACCCGTGGCAGCATCAAAAAATTAGGAGATCAGAGCGCTCCGGATTATAATCTGAAGAATACGGGAATGGATTTTTCTTCCTTTAATTTTACAGTTCAGAATAATACATACGAAAGAGGAATTTCTTTTGATTACTATCTCACGAACCAGAATATCGGAATTCTGAGAGATTCCCATGTTTCCACTTCAGGTGATTATGACAGGGCTATGACTGCCAATCCACCCGTTTACTCCGGCAAATTCAGTTATGATATTGATAATCCGAGACAGGTTGTAGAGCATCATATCGCAAAAGTATCTGCATTTAAAAGGTTTGCCAATATCGGGAAACTTTCCGCTACGTATAGCTACCAGTACAATCACAGGCAGGAATATGATATCAGAAGAGGAGAATTGAACGATACACCTTCTTTGGATCTGGAACTGATGACACACCAGTTTAACCTGAACGATTTATTGGAAAGGGAAAAATGGTCTCTGGAAACTGGAATTGATGCGGGTTTTCAAAACAATTATTCAGATCCGGCAACAAAAGCGAGACGTTTGATTCCTAACTATGATAAATATTCTGCGGGAGTTTATTCTGTTTTTAAATATAAAATTTCTCATGATTTTAATTTTGAAGCAGGAGCAAGATATGACTTCACCCGTTATGATGTTACCAAATGGTATGACAAAAGTGACTGGGATAAATTATATGCTGACACTTTTCCACAATTTTATGTAAGGCAGGATGAAAACAGAGTGTTGACGCGTCCTAAGCTTAATTATAATAATGTTTCTTTCAATGCGGGTCTGGAATACCGTCCGGGTTCCAATTTTGATCTGAAATTTAATTATGCAAAAGTAGGAAGATCCCCGAATATTGCAGAACTGTTTTCAGACGGGCTGCATCATTCCGCAGGTGTGATTGAAACCGGAAATATGGCACTGAAAAATGAACAGGGACATCAGTTTAATGTAACGGTAGATTCAAAAATTAATGTTCTGAAAGGACTGAATATTTCTGTAAATCCATATTTTTTCATCACTAAAAACTTTATCAATCAGGTTCCGGTAGGAATTAAAGGAACTATCAGAGGGGTGTTTCCTGAGTGGGCCTATCAACAGATTGATGCCAAAATGTACGGAGTAGACCTGGATATTAACTGGAAACTTACGGATGACCTTACCTATGTAGGAAAAGGAAGCTATGTACATGGCCAGGACGATACCAATAATGAGCCTCTGATCCTGATGATGCCCCCGAATTTTTCCAATGCATTGCAGTTTAAAAAAGAAAAATGGAATAATTTCTATTTTACCCTTGAAAATCAGACATTTTTAAAGCAAACCAGATTCCCGATCAGGAATGTTCCGCTGGAACTTTATGTAGATGGCGAGCTGGTGGATAAAATGATTGATTTAAGTACACCGCCAGGCGGTTATTCCCTTTGGAATATCCAGACGGGAATCAATATCAGTAAAAATCTTTCCGCAGGACTTATCGTAAATAATATTTTTAATACCTCATACAGGGATTATCTGAACCGGTTGAGATTCTTTGCAGATGAGGCGGGAAGAAACTTTATTGTAAACTTTAGATACAGATTCTAA